Genomic DNA from Phyllostomus discolor isolate MPI-MPIP mPhyDis1 chromosome 12, mPhyDis1.pri.v3, whole genome shotgun sequence:
AGGCTTCAAACAGAGCTCAGACCTCGCCACCCACCGTAGAACCCACACAGGAGAGAGGCCCTACCCGTGCGGTGGCTGCGAGAGGAAGTTCAGTGACAGCTCCACGCTCAGCAGCAAACACCAGAGAACCCACAGCGGGGAGAGACCCTACGCGTGCCCGGAGTGTGGGAAGACTTTCGGGCCGAAGCCGCACCTGGTCATGCACCAAAGAACCGACACCGGAGAGAAGCCCTACACGTGCCTCAAGTGCCATAAAAGCTTCATTCGAAGCTCAAATCTCATCACCCACCCGAGGACGCACACGGGAGGGAAGCCTTACGGGTGCGATACCTGCGGGGAGCCAGAGCTCGGATGTGGCGAAGCACCGGCGGACGCACTCGGGGGAGCGGCCCTTCCGATGCCCGCGGTGCGCGAAGGCCTTCAGAGACGGCTCTCACTTCGCGGCTGGCTCACAGGAGCACTCACGCCGGACAAAGGCCTTTCCGTTGTCCCTCCTGCCACAGCGGTTTCAGCCAGAGCTCACACCTGGTCGCGCACGCGAGGACGCACACAGGTGACTGTGGGAAAGGCTTCGCTGACGGCGCTGCCCTCCTTAAGCACCAGGGGACCCACACGGGGGAGAGACCCCACCCGTGCGGCGAGTGTGGGAGGAGCTTCAGCCAGAGCTCCCACTTCGCGACCCACCAGCGCGCCCACGTGGGGGGCAGGCCCTATCGGTGCCCTGAGTGCGGCAAAACCTTCGGGCAGCATTCGCACGTCCTGACGCACCACAGGACGCACACGGGACAAAGGCCTTTTCGCTGCGGCAGATGCGACAAGCGCTTCCGCCAGAAAGCACCTTTTATGCCATCAAAACACTCATCTGACTTAGGAAATGGTCTCCAGTGGCTCTCCCGCTCCCTTCCACGTTTCCGTTGCTGCGGGCTTCAAGCCCCCCACGGAGAGGAAACCCGAACCCGGGCCTCGGCGGCTCCCGGAGGGCCCTGACCTGTTCAGTCTCTGTTTTTCCCCACGTTTTATGGTGAGGAGAAAGCTTTAGGGTCCGAAGAATGTTTTGAACACAAAAGGCAACTCTTCCGTGTTTCTGATGGACTCTTAGACAGGGAAATGGGAGTTTAATGATTGATGCCTGGTTACTGAAAGAGAAGCAAGATAAATGTGACCTAGAGATCTCGTGGAAGCCACCTcccatggtgcctggcacatagtaggtgctcagtaaccGACCGGTCACATTATCACTATGATGATCAACACCTGAGATCTTATAGAAAACCCGCAATACAGCGTCTATTCCTTAAAAGATACTCCATACAAAGTCGGTGGCTTATATCAGAGTTATTACTCACGAAGGAATTTATTAGCGCAGTCCTGCACTAATTAGTGCAGCCCGGGACTTGCAACGAATTAGGTTGGCGTTAGAAGATTTGGGGTGTGAGCCCACGGATTTCATAAAACAGAGCGTACTCTCCCGACCCAGTGCTCTGCAGGCATTACTCACCAGCTGTCTCATCGCCCTGACGGGGCAGGGTTCCCGCAGAGGACATCTGCAGGCTTGTGACTAAGACGCTGAGACAATTTCAGAAGCTTTTGCGCTTCGCTGTCTGAGGCGCTGCCCCTGGGGTTTGCTGCCTCGGGAGGCACAGGAACTATCCGGTGACCAGCCAGCAAGAGGGACCTGGGAGAGGACTGCAGTGAGGCTGCGGAAGCAACATTCCCGAGACTGTTAAATACTATCGCAGGGGTGTTTCCTGGCGTTTGTTCAGCTGTAGGGAAGGACTCCTGTTTTCCAGTTTGCTGGGTCATTGCCTTTtcgtttttttgtgtgttttttttctttgaaatgtcaatgtgtggttgcttctcgcacactccatactggggacctggcctgcaacccaggcatgtgccccaactaggaatcgaaccagtgaccttttggtttgcaggcctgtgctcaatccactgagctacagcagccagggctgcctttttgttttaagttaGTGCGACTCTCTGATCCTTTGAGGGTCATTCATTTGACCACTGGTACATTCCTGTATTTAACTGAAATGCGTTGAGGGAGGTCAGCGTGCTGAAAAGAACATGAACATCACTGAGGAGATGAGTCACTCGAGCCCTGGCCCCAACACTTAACTCGGCCAGACCTCTGCCTCCTCTCGTGGTCTAATACCCACGTGGGCACAAGCCTGCAATGCAGGCCCACGGGCACTTTCTTGTTAAACTGTGGACTTTGATATTGCAGTATTGTCGCTGAAGTCTTTGTTTTTTCCCGAGGAACTCTGGATAATATTTCTCCAGATGTCTTGTTGTCTCTCATGATGAGGGACTTGTTTTTTTCACCCGTTGGAAACCTAAGGCCTGAAAAGGCCCCACGACCCATTGCAGGTCACGTGTTTCACCACAGAGCCAGATTTTGGCCGCCGGTCCACTCGTCAACCTGGCACAGACCCGCGCTGGAATCTGTCGCGGTCTCTGGAACACTGCAAGACCGCAGGGCCCATCGTCCAGCCTTCAGACCACTGTGAGTTCGCAAAAGACCCAGGTAGGCAGCCTGTGCTCCCAGCAGCTTTCCAGGATCCCGGGCTGgggtccctgatcctccagcaGTAAGAGCCGACAGGTAAGGGCAGATGCAGGGGATGGGCTCTGGGCGTTGAACGCTCTGGAGAGAAAAGTGGATGCCTGAAGCCTTTAACACCGACTAAAGGATTACATCAGCCTTGGAATCTGGTTTGTTCTCTTCCATGTGGAAGGCCACCTGAGGGCTGTAACTCACAGGGCACAGAATTCGCTGATAGCCTGACCTCGCTCTTTGACAGGAAAATTAGATAGTtgaccaagaaaaaagaaatttggttaATCCAGGGCAGGGGTTCTCAAAATGTGAGTGCTAAGAAACAGACCCTCCCCTTATATAAGTACCAATAAATGTCCAGAAAATTACAGCCCCAGGCTTCTGTGATCTGCCAACCTTGGACCACCTGTCTGAATGCAGGATGCCATGCTGTATTAATAATGCTCTTgtgttattacaaataaaaaacaaatggctttgcagagaacaaaagaaataaggcTCTCATGAacaccttttcttctcctcccagAAAACATATGTTCCCACAATTTTGATTATTTCTACAGGGTGTGAACATTTTTATAGCTCCTGTTACTTGCTGCTAAATCATTTTCTGAGCCAATCGTACTAATTTACAATGCTGCCAGCAGCAAAGGACCACAGGTTCTACCGCACCCTCAGTCTCAAGACCAAGTTTCGCTAATTTAAGAGGCGGGATTTTTAGAAGGGCTTTATGTTATACTTACTGATTTTCCAGCTTATACCCACTGGATGGAGAAGCACGCACGATAGTACTTTTCTACCCTCgaagccctgactgggtatcaaaccccTGGCCTTTCAGAGTGCAGGACGGCGCTCccaccaaccaagccacaccagccagggcaagagccaGGGTTGGTACATCTTGTTTTCGTTGCGTTTCTGTGATTTGCcaagttgaacattttttttgtatgttccCAGCTTCTTTCTTGACTTTCTACTGTTTGTCATTTGTGCATTTAGAGTGTAGAATCAGAATCGAGACGCTCTGTTGATAGGCTTCGAGAAGTTGCTCACTTTATTTCCTCCcgctcccttccctttccctcaatGCTTTGTTACTTTTTGCGTTCGTAAGTGATACATGTTCATTTTGGAGATATCAGAAAgtgcagcaacaacaaaaaatcaccTATTATCCCACCTTGCAGAGTTAAATGCTACCGTCTATTGTCTGTCTTTTGacacattttttaacaaaaatataaatatgtcacCTAACTTTTCTGAACCTGTTTTCTTAtctactaaaaacaaaacaaatatgccctggctggtgtggctcagtggattgagtgccagcgtgagaaccgaagggtcgctggtttgattcccagtcagggcacatgcctgtgttgcaggccaggtccccagtagggggcgctcgagaagtaaccacccattgatgttcctctccctctctttctgcttcccttcccctctctctaaaaataaataaaaatattaaagaaaaataaaaacaagaatacgCGTCTCCCAAGTTGATAATTAAAAGAGCCAGTGTACGTGAAGGTGACTTATGGAGTGCAGGATGTTATACGGAGGCAAGTCGCTGCTCTTATGCCCTGAAATGACCTTTGCTGCGCCCCGCACAATGATGACAGCATTTCCCCCGACACAGCCCGCCCTCTGCAGGACAGTCTCTTCTCTCCCAAATGACTTCCGGCCTCAGTTTTTCCCACCGAACCGGTACCCACTCTACTTTTAAGAAGTTCCATATGTAGGATGTACAGAAGGTATAAACGGGGGTGCAAAGAACAGCCATGTATCGACCTCTcagcttaagaaataaaattttgtcaactccattttaattaaaaaaaaaaaaagtaaattttaccaGTGCACTTAGAGGTCCCTGTGAATTCTTCCTGAATTGCAGCCCCTTCCCAGCCCTTATTCCACCCTCCCGAATCTGGTGGTTTTCACCCACAGGCCTTCCCACTTATCTATGCTTTATCTCGCTATGTATTTATCAAGAGATAGTCACACAGATCCCTAAGCAATGTATAATATTGGTTTGCAAAAAGCTGTTTAAACCGTCTGTGAGTGAGTATCAAGGTAAGTATTGTACATTCCCCCCCGCTTCAATATTACGTTCGTGAGAGTTGCCCGCGTTGGCAGATgtacttcattcatttctttgttttaatattctCCATATGATCACAGTGAAATCTATCTGTTTTCCTGATGATGGCCATTTAGACCATTTGTGGATTTTGCTGCCACAGGCATTTCTGCAAGGAACATTttgatgtgtgtgtttgcataCATGTGTAGGAGTTTCTCTGGGTATGTGCACCTGAGGTCACAGGTTAagtacatctttttaaaaatatatatttattttttagagagaggaaaaagaagaatgaaagagagggagagaaatatcaatatgtggttgcctctcacacacccccaactgggggcctggcctgcaacccaggcatgtgccctgactgggaattgaaccagtgaccctttggttcacaggccagtgctgagtccactgagccacaccagccagggcaagtgcaTCTTTAACTACCTAGTGCCAAATTGTTCTCCCGAGTAGTTGGACTGATTTCCATTCTCACAGTAGGTATTCTGTTAATTATTCTTCCTTGTCAACTTTTTTTGTACTGTCAGACTTCAACATTTTTCCAATCTGAGGGGTATGGAATgatgttgcatttttaatatgcatctctctgattgccAGGGAAGTTGAACAGCTTTTTACAAGTTTGTTGGTTGTTCCTTTGACCTCTTCAGGGAATGCCGT
This window encodes:
- the ZNF774 gene encoding LOW QUALITY PROTEIN: zinc finger protein 774 (The sequence of the model RefSeq protein was modified relative to this genomic sequence to represent the inferred CDS: inserted 4 bases in 2 codons; deleted 1 base in 1 codon) is translated as MTPSDGAGDLGKSGRCLENPLQGDCLVQLEEGAPEGVSRPSVISQLDQREEPWVQTFETKTILRESHPDFENQVEKLHQDISETAGQCGASSERANKNVTCTPGPGGTWERGLESGQPDLHPGQGRGEPSSQDGDLTQLLGGHVGRKPVCAECGESFNQSSYLVRHLRTHSGERPYECAECGKGFKQSSDLATHRRTHTGERPYPCGGCERKFSDSSTLSSKHQRTHSGERPYACPECGKTFGPKPHLVMHQRTDTGEKPYTCLKCHKSFIRSSNLITHPRTHTGGKPYGCDTCGEXQSSDVAKHRRTHSGERPFRCPRCAKAFRDGSHFRLAHRSTHAGQRPFRCPSCHSGFSQSSHLVAHARTHTGDCGKGFADGAALLKHQGTHTGERPHPCGECGRSFSQSSHFATHQRAHVGGRPYRCPECGKTFGQHSHVLTHHRTHTGQRPFRCGRCDKRFRQKXHLLCHQNTHLT